The DNA segment CGTTCGCGGAAGAAAGTCGATTTCCAAGCTCCGCACGGAAAAGCAGGAACTCAGAAGCCACTACACCACCCTGGAAGAACACTACGCCGAATCCGTGGAGGAGGCGAAGGAGCGGGCCGAAGAAGCCACCAAAACCGCTCTGAAATCCGCCATGCGGACGCTCCAGGGTCTTGCGAGTGAGCAGCAGCTCGCCATTTCCAAACTCCAGGGAAAGTACGGCGAGCTCCAAATTCTCCAGGACCTCCTGGACATTGACCACATGAATTCCCAGTTCGCACGGCGCGCCCAGTCCATTGCCGTGCTCTGCGACGGCTGGCTCGGCCGTCAGCGCACGGACGCGTCGCTCTACGACGTGGTCCGCAGCGCGAAGGGCCGTATCCGTCACTTCACCCGTGTGGAGATCCGGACCCAGAGCCATTTCGCCATCGTGAGCCGCGCCGTCGAAGCGGTCGCATTGACACTGGCGGAACTGCTGGACAACGCCACCAGTTACTCGGCGCCGGAAACCATGATCGAGATCAACATCCGGCCGGTGCCCAAGGGCGTCTGCATCATCGTCGACGACGCCGGTGTCGGCATGAACGAGGAAGAGAAGAGCCGCGCGGCCAAGCTCCTTTCGAGTGAGCGCTCCCCCGGTGTCGCGGGGCTCGGCAACCCGCCGCAGTTCGGATTCACCGTGATCGGCGTGCTCGCCGCACGCTACGGATTCAGTGTCTCCGTGGACACCACGTCGCCCTACGGCGGTGTGCGCGCGGTCGTGCTCCTTCCCGACGACCTCCTCACGTCGATGCCGGAGCCCGCCCCCCAACCCCAGGCGAAGGAGATTCCCACCGTGGCCGCGTCCTTCCCGATGCCGCCCGAAGAGGATTCGGCGGCAGCACCCGCAACGGCCCCTGCCACCACCTTCGGCGGTCTGCCGAAACGCAGCAGAAGGGGACCGATCTCCATCGTGCCGGAAGCCGACGCCGGGGCCGCCCCTGCCAGGTCCACCGAGCAGATCGCCTCCGTGATGGGGGCGTTCCAGCGGGGGACCCAGTCAGGACGCCGTTCCACCAGTGCAAGCAGCGAAGGGCCTGAGACTCAGTGAACTACGACCTGTCATGGATGCTTGACAGCGCCCTGGAAGTCCCCGAAGCGCGGCACGCGATCCTCGTCTCGGCCGACGGCCTGCTCATGGCCCGCTCGAAGGAGGTCGGCAAGGACCACGGCGACACCATCGCCGCCGCGATGAGCGGGATGCAGTCCCTGAGCCGCACGGTGGCCGACTTCTGCGGCGGCCCGCCGAGCAACCGGCCCCAGTGGCGCCAGACGCTGGTCGAGTTCGAGCACGGCTGGGTGTTCCTCATCTCCGCCGGCGAGGGCGCCTACCTCGCCGTCTCGGCCTCCCCCGAGGTCGACATGGCGGAGATCTCCTTCCGTATGCAGCAGCTCGTGAGCCAGCTCGGCAAGGCACTGACCAGTCCCCCGCGCGAGATTGCCGACGCCGGCGCATGACGACCACAGAGGACCCGGACCAGGAACCGGAAGCCCCGCAATTAGTGCGTCCGTACGTCATCACCAACGGCCGCAGCCTGGTGGACGATCAAGAGCTCTCGCTGATCACACTGGTCACGGTGGCCGAGAACTGCCCCGCGGTCGGGCATCTCGACCCGGAGAAGCGCCGGTTGGTCGAGCTGTGCTCCGGGGGATACCTCGCGGTCGCCGAGATCGCCGGGCACACTCAGCTGCCCGTCGGCATCGTCCGTGTCCTGCTCGCCGATCTCACCGATGCGGGATATCTCTACACGCGCAAACCCATTCCGCGGGCCGAGCGTGTCGAACGACGCATACTCGAGGAGGTGCTGAATGGCCTTCAAGCCCGTTTCGGATAGCGGCGTCTATCTGAACGAAACAGTGCAGACCGCAGCGAAGATCCTCGTGGTCGGGCACTTCGCGGTCGGCAAGACCACGTTCATCGGGACCATGTCGGAGATCCCTCCGCTGCGGACCGAAGAAGTGATGACGCGGGCCGGCGAGGAAATAGACGACCTCAAAGGAACGCGCGGCAAGACCACGACAACCGTCGCAATGGACTTCGGCCGTCTCACGCTCAGTGAGAACCTGGTGCTCTATCTCTTCGGAACACCCGGTCAGCAGCGCTTCGTCCAGGTGTGGGAAGACATGTCGCGCGGGGCACTCGGAGCTCTCGTACTGGTCGATCCCGAGCGTCTCCAGGAGTCGTTCCCCGTGATGGACCTGGTGGAGCAGTACGGAATTCCGTACACCATCGCCGTCAACCGGTTCGACATCGGGACGCATCACGAGGACAAGGAGATCAGGGAGGCTCTGGACCTGCTTCCCGAGACGCCTCTCGTGAGTTGCGATGCGCGCGATCAGCGCTCGTCCGCGAATGCTCTGATCGTCCTCGTCCGCTATCTTCAGTCTCGCCTTTCCTAGGAGTTCGGCATGCAATACCCTTCCGAAGGCCAGGGTCCGCCTCCCGGCTGCCCCGCTCACAACAGCGGCCAGAGCGTGCCGCTGCACGGGCCCGAGTTCGCCGCCGACCCCGAAGCCTTCTACGAACACATGCGGGCGTACGGCGCGGCGGCACCCGTCGAGCTGTCCCCCGGTGTGGAGGCACATCTCGTCACGGACTACGCGGCCGCTCTCCATGTGCTCCAGAACCCGGACGTGTTCGCGCGGGACTCGCGCCGCTGGCGCGCCCTGAGCGAGGGTCAGGTGCCGCTGGACAGCCCGATCCTGCCGATGATGGCGTACCGGCCGAACTGCCTGTTCACCGACGGCACCGAGCATCTGCGGCTGCGGCAGGCGGTGACGTCGTCGCTGGCCCGGATCGACACGCACCGGGTGAGCCGGCACGTCGACCGCGTGGCGATGTATCTCATCGAGCAGTTCAGCAGCCGCGGACGGGCCGATCTCATCGCCGAGTACGCCCAGTTGGTACCCCTCCTGGTGTTCAACGATCTGTTCGGCTGCCCCGCGGAGATCGGCGACCGCCTGGTGTACGGGATCTCCTGCCTGTTCGACGGCGTCGACGTCGAGAAGGCCAACGAGATCCTGACGGAGTCCCTGTTCGAACTGGTCACGCTGAAGCGCACCCAGCCCGGTGAGGACATCACCTCCTGGCTGATGCAGCACGAGGCGCGGCTGACGGACGAGGAGATGATCCACCAGCTGGTCATGCTCATCGGGGCCGGCACCGAGCCCACCCAGAACATCATCGCCAGCGCACTGCGGCTGCTGCTCTCCGACGACAAGTACGCGGGCGGCCAGCACTCGGCGGGGCTGCTCGTCGAGGACGCCATCAACGACGTGCTCTGGAACGGCCCGCCGATAGCCAACTACGCGGCGCACTACCCGCTGTACGACGTCGACCTCTCCGGAACGACCGTGCGCGCCGGCGACCCGGTCGTCATCAGCTTCGCCGCCGCCAACAGCGATCCGGCCCTGTCGATGAGCCGTCAGACGCTCAGCAAGCGCGCGCACCTGGCGTGGGGCGCGGGCGTGCACGCCTGTCCCGCCAAGGACCCCGCGCTGCTGATCGCGGTCCAGGCGATCGAGAAGCTGCTCAACACCCTGCCGGACATCGATCTGGCGGTGCCCGCGGACACGCTCACCTGGCGGCCGGGACCCTTCCACCGCGCACTGGCCGCACTGCCGACCCGCTTTACGCCCGAACGCAGGGAAAAGGTCACATCCAGGCCTTACGCGACCGGCCCCCGTATACCGGAAAACACGCCCGCCCCGCAGGGGCGCGGAAGGCCGGAAAAGGGTAGCTGGTGGAGTGGATTCTTGACCTGGTGGAAGGTGTGACATCCACAACACCTTGAGTGACTTTACCGTCGCATGAAGGTTCAGGCGCACGGGTAGACAGGGTTGGCAAATCTTACGTGATCTCTGCAACAGGAGTCGCAGTGGAGCTTTCTCTGGCTACCCCGCCTGTCAACAGGCGGGCCATCGTTTCGCTCTTCTCTCGTATGCGGACACCGGCAGGCCAGGCGAACCCTTTCCCTTTCTATACGGAACTCAGGGAAATGGGGGACGTATTCCCCGCACCGTGGGGTGGGCACCTGGTCACTCCGTACGATCTGTGTGACCAGGTGCTGCGGGACCGGTCCTGGACCGTTCCGAGCAGCGAGTGGCGTACTCGCCAGGAGGACGCCACTCGCTGGAGCGCCCCCGCCTCGCTCCAGATGGGGGAAACACTCCCCATGCTGAATCCGCCGGATCACACCCGAATGCGCAACTCAGCAAAACGCGTACTCGACCGTAAATCACTTGAGATAATAAGCAATTCGGTGGACCGGAACACTGATTTGCTGCTCGATCGACTGACGGAGGAACTGCGGGACGGCGAAGTCGATTTCTGCAGACTGGTCGGCGAGGAATTGCCGGTTGCGGTCATCGGGGAATGGCTGAGGCTACCACCCGATGATTACCCGCTCATGCGGGAACTCACACACGATCAGGTATTCACCCAGGAATTATTCCCCTCGCCAAGTCAGCTCACGCTCTCGGATTCCGCGACGGCGCGGCTGCGGGAGTATTTCACCGCCCTGGTCCGGGAGCGCCGCAGGAACCCGGGAGACGATCCGGTATCGGCCTGGATACGGACCTGGGACGAGATGGAGCCCGACCGGGCCGCTGCCGACGAGGCGGTCTACTCCCTCGCGCTCTTCGTGGTGCTCGCGGGCCTGGAGACCACCTCCCACCTGCTCTCCACCTCCGTCCGGCTGCTGCTTGAGCACCCTCTCCAGCTGGAGTGGCTGCGCACGCACCCCGAGCACCTGCCGAACGTGATCGACGAGGTCCTGCGCTACGACCCGCCGATCCACATGATCAGCAGGATCGCCCCGGCGGACACCGTGCTCGGTGATGTGCTGGTCCGCAAGGACGAGATGGTGCAGCTGCTCGTCGGCGCCGCGCACCACGATCCGGAGAAGTATGACGGCGCCGAAATGTTCAACATCCACCGCAGGGCCTCGCACTTGAGCTTCGGCGGCGGAATTCATTACTGCCTGGGCGCGCCGCTGGCCCGGCTGGAAGCGACATCCCTGCTGACCGGTGTGCTCAGGCGGCTGCCGGGGCTTCGCATCAGTGGCACCCCGGTCTGGGCCCCGCGTGTGGCATTCCGCCGGCTGGCGGAACTCAAGGTCGTCCAGGACTGAGAAGCCGGCCGACAAGCCGGCCGGAGAAAAACGGAATGCCCCGGTCAGCCCGAGGAACTGCATATGCCACGGGCCAGAGCACAAGGAATAGAAGCACATCGTGGAAGATCTCAAGGCTCTCCGTGTGACGCATGAAAGCGCCGTACTGAAAGTGGAGTTGAGTACTCCGGAGACGGGCAACGCGATTTCCGGCCAGGTCCTCGACGAACTCCTCTCCGTACTCGACGCCGTGCACGACGATCCCGGTATCAGAGTGCTGGTCCTTTCCGGCGCCGGGGACAATTTCTGCCTCGGCGGTGAGCGCAGCGAGTTCGCCACGCTGCTCGCCGCGGACCCCGGTGGAGCGGGGCTCCACGCGCTGGCCAACAAGGCCCGCCGGGTCTGTGACGCGCTCGCCACCGCCCACGCGGTGACCATCGCCCGGCTGCACGGCGGCGTGGTCGGCGCCGGGCTGGGGCTCGCGGTCTTCTGCGACCTGCGGGTCGGCGCGGACACCAGCCGGTACCGGATGCCGGAACTGGGGCTCGGGGTGCCGCCCGCCTGGGGCGGCGTGCTGCCCCGGCTGCTCAACGAAGCGGGCACCGCCAAGGTCCGCGAACTGATCCTGACCGCGGAGAACTTCAGCGCGGCGAAGGCCGCCGAGCTCTCCGTACTGCACAAGGTCGTCCCGGAGAGCGAACTGGACGACGCTGTCACCCGGTGGATCAGACCGCTGGTCCGCCGGTCACCCGCCGCGCTGCGCAGCGCGAAGGTCATGCTCAACGCCTACGCCGGGGCCAGCCGGCTCGCGGACGCCTCGCTCTTCGACGCGGAGCTGCTGCTGGCGTCGGTGACCGCAGCGGAAGCCGCGAGAGCGCGCTGACGCGACAGTGACTGGAAGGGGCCGCCGGGCCGTACCCCGGCGCGGCCCCCGTCACCCCGTGGTGGCGATGAACTCCCTCAGGGCCGCGACCAGTTGTTCCGGCTGGTCCTCGGCGATCAGGGTGCCGCTGTCCTCGATCTCCAGGAGCCGCCCCTGCGGAAGCAGCTCGGCGAGGCGCCTCCCGTGGGCCCGCGGATTCATCCGGTCCTCCAGCGCCCACACGACCAGCGCGGGCTTGTCGAATGTCCGCAGCCCCTCCGCGGCCTCCAGCAGTTCCGTCCTGCGTACGCCCAGACCGTAGCGGCGGAAGTCCTCGCGGATCGCCTTGTCGGTGAGAAGCGGGCGCAGCCAGCCGTCGACGATCTCGTCGGGGACCGGCCGCTCGGTGAGCGCTCCGAAGCCGACCGGCAGCCGGCGCATCGGCTTGATCGCGAGCGTACGGACCAGGAGAGGGATACCGCCCGGCACCCGGCAGGCCAGCACGATCAGCTTGCCCGGGATTCCCGGCGGATAGTTGTCGAATGCCTCGCAGGACGTCAGGACCAGCCGGGCGAGCCGCTCCGGGTGCCGGGCGGCGACGGACTGGGCGCGGCCGCAGTCGTTCTCGACGAGGGTGACGTCACGCAGCTCCAGCCGGTCGAGGAACTCGGCGATGAGCTCCGCCACCGAATCCGGGGTCAGCGGTACGTCGCGGCGCATGGGGGTGCGGTGCGCTCCGTACGGCAGGGTGGGCGCGATCACGCGGTGGCCGGGGCGCAGACCCTCGATCACCTTGCGCCAGACGGTGGCGTCGTGCACGAGCCCGTGGAGGAGTACGACGACGGGGCCTGAGCCGCCGGTGTCCACGTAGTCGAGGGTGCCTGCGGAGAGTGTGATCCCGGGCATGTCAGGAGAGTACGGCGACTCCGTCGATTTCCACCATCGCCTGCTCGTCCCAGAGCCGGGTGGCGCCGATCACGGCCATCGCCGGGTAGTCCCGGCCGGCCAGCTTCCGCCAGATACGGCCCAGTTCGGCGGCGTGGGCGCGGTAGTCGGCCACATCGGTGGCGTACACCGTGACCCGCGCGAGGTCGGCGGGATCCCCGCCCGCGGCGCGCAGCGCGGTGAGCAGGTTCGAGAGCGCCACCTCGAACTGGGCCGGGAGGGTGGACCCGGTGACCTCGCCCGCACCGTCCAGGGCGGTCTGCCCGGCCAGGAAGACCAGCCGGGTCCCGGTGGCGGCGACGGCGTGGGAGAACCCTGCGGGCGGCGAGAGCTCCGGCGGGTTGACCCGTTCGAGGCTCGTCCGTGGGGCTCCCCGGGGATCGTGGTCGGGACTCATCCGTACAACTCCTTGGCGATGATGGTGCGCTGGACCTCGGTGGCGCCCTCGTAGATCCGCGGGGCGCGGACCTCGCGGTAGAGGTGTTCGAGGAGGTGGCCCCGCTGGAGGGCCCGGGCGCCGTGCAGCTGGACGGCGGTGTCCACGACGTACTGGGCGGTCTCGGTGGCGAAGAGTTTGGCCATCGCGGAGCGTTTCGCGATGCCGGGGTCGCCCGCGTCGCAGGCGGCCGCGGCCGCGTGGACCAGCAGACGTGCGGCCTCGGTGCGGGTGGCCATCTCGGCGACCTGGTGGGCCACGGTCTGCAGGTCCTTCAGCGGGCCGCCGAACGCGGTGCGCCGGGAGGTGTGGCCGATGGTCGCGTCCAGGGCCGCCTGCGCCATGCCGACCGCGAACGCGCCCACGCTGGGACGGAAGAGGTTCAGGGTGTTCATCGCGACCCGGAAACCCCGGTCCGGCTCGCCCAGGACGTCCTGCGGCCCGACCGGCACCGCGTCGAAGTCCAGCGAGCCGATGGGGTGCGGCGAGAGCATGTCGAGCCGGGAGCCGGTCAGCCCCGGCCGGTCGGCAGGCACCAGGAACGCGGTGATCCCACGGGCTCCGGCCCCCGCGGTCGTACGGGCGAAGACGGTGTAGAAGTCGGCGTCGGGGGCGTTCGAGATCCAGCACTTCCCGCCGGTGAGCCGCCAGCCCCCGCCGTCCGGTTCGGCCCTGAGCTCCAGGGCGGCGGCGTCGGACCCCGCGCCGGACTCGCTCAGCGCGAAGGCGGCGACCGCCCGGCCCGCGATCACCTCGGGAAGCAGCCGCTCCCGCTGGTGCGCGGTGCCCGCCTGGACGAGCGGGTAACTGCCCAGTCCCTGGAGGGCGAGAGCGGTCTCGGCCTCGGTACAGCCGTACGCCAGGGACTCGCGCAGCAGGCAGAGGTCCAGCGCACCCGCGCTGAACAGCCTTTCCAGCAGGCCGAGTTCACCGAGGGCGGCGACCAGGGGGCGGTTGACACGACCGGGCTCGCCGGCCGCGGCGAGCGGACCGAGCCGTTCGGCGGCCAGGGTGCGCAGCTCGGCGCACCACTTCCGCTGGTCCGGGTCCAGTGCGAATGCGGTCATCCCCGATCCCCTCTATCGTGAACCGTTGACTGTCGTCACGCAAACGATACGCTCCATGTGCGATGCCGCCTAAGGGGGCGATCCTGTGATGGAGCTGAAAACCTCAGCGCACGTCGACACTTTTCCCCGCGAGCAGCTGCCGCCCGCCGACCAGTGGCCCCGGCTGCTCCTCGATGATCTTCCCGGGCCGGCCTGTCCGGACCGGCTCAACTGCGGGGCGGAGCTGCTCGACCGGACCATCGAGCGCTTCGGGGCCGACCGTCCCGCCTTCCGCACCGGCGCCGGTGAGCTGTGGACGTACGGCGAACTCCGGGCCGAGGTGTGCCGTATCGCCCATGTCCTCACATCGGACCTCGGGGTCGTGCCGGGTAACCGGGTGCTGCTGCGCGGTCCCACCACACCGCACCTGGCCGCCTGCTGGCTCGCGGTGGTGAGGGCCGGCGCGGTGGCGGTGACCGTGCTGGCCACCCAGCGTCCGCACGAACTGGCCGAAGTGTGCTCGCTCGCCCGGATCAGCCACGCGCTGTGCGACATCCGGTCGGTCGGCGACCTGGTGAAGGCGGAGGTCCCCGGACTGCGGATCACCCCATACGGCGGCGAGGGGCCGCAGGACCTGCTGCGGCTGGCCGCGACCAGACCCGACGGGTACGCGGCCGTCGCGACCTCCTCGGACGACGTGGCGCTGATCGCCTTCACGTCCGGCACCACCGGGCGGCCGAAGGGCTGTATGCACTTCCACCGCGATGTGCTGGCCGTCGCGGACACCTTCGCGCGGTACGTGCTGAAACCCCGGCCCGACGACGTCTTCGCGGGGAGTCCCCCGCTCGGCTTCACCTTCGGCCTGGGCGGTCTGGTGATCTTTCCGCTGCGGGCCGGTGCCTCGGCCCTGCTGCTGGAACGGTCCGGGCCGCGCCAGCTGCTGCCCGCGCTCGCCCGGCACCGGGTGTCGGTGCTGTTCACGGCGCCGACCGCGTACCGCACGATGCTGGAGGGGCTCGGCTCGTACGACGTCTCGGCACTGCGGCGCTGTGTGTCGGCCGGGGAGAACCTGCCCGCGGCCACCTGGCACGCCTGGCACGAGCGGACCGGACTGCGCATCATCAACGGCATCGGTGCGACGGAGCTGATGCACATCTTCATCTCGGCGGCGGACGGGGCGGCGCGCCCCGGGACGACCGGTGTTCCGGTGCCCGGCTGGCAGGCACGGGTGGTGGACGGCTCCGGCCGTCCGGTGCCGGACGGCGAGCCGGGTCTGCTCGCGGTGCGCGGTCCCGTGGGCTGCCGCTATCTGGCCGACGAGCGCCAGTCCGAGTACGTGCGGGACGGCTGGAACCTCACCGGCGACACGTATCTGCGCGACGCGGACGGCTACTTCACCTATGTGGCACGCGCCGACGACATGATCATTTCCTCCGGGTACAACATCGCGGGCCCCGAGGTCGAGGACGCGCTGCTGCGCCATCCCGACGTCCTGGAGGCGGCGGTGGTGGGCCGTCCGGACGCGGAGCGGGGGCAGGTGGTGGTGGCGCATGTGGTGCTGCGCGAGGGAGCGGCGCGGGAGGCGGAGCCACTGCGGGAGTTCGTGAAGGCCGAGCTGGCTCCGCACAAGTGCCCCCGGGAGGTGGTGTTCGCGGACGCGCTGCCGCGGACGGGGACGGGGAAGCTCCAGCGGTTCCGGCTGGGGTGAGCGGATTCCCGTGCGAGCGGATTCCCATGGGCCGGACGGCGGCGGACCGGCGCCGGCGGGACGGCCCGGGGCGGTCGTCGTGCAACCCCGCCCCGGTGGTGTCGTGCGCCCGTCAGCGGGCTACGCCAGTGGGTTACGGGCGGCCCCCAGGCTGAGCCTCGGCCTCGGCGCGTCCGTCCGCCCTGTTCTGGGGGCACGGCTGCCCGCCCGGTACGGGAGGGGCCAGGGCGCGGCAGGGCCCTCGTAGCCCTGTTCCGCCGCCGCGTGCAGGGTCCAGTGCGGGTCGTACAGATGCGGGCGGGCCAGCGCGCAGAGGTCCGTGCGGCCCGCCAGCAGCAGCGAGTTGACGTCGTCCCAGGAGGAGATGGCGCCCACCGCGATCACCGGGACGCCCAGTTCGTTGCGGATGCGGTCGGCGTACGGGGTCTGGTAGGAGCGGCCGTACGCGGGTTTCTCGCCGGGGACGACCTGGCCCGTCGAGACGTCGATCGCGTCGGCCCCGTGGGCGGCGAAGGCGCGGGCGATCCCGACCGCGTCGTCCGGGGTCGTGCCGCCCGGGGCCCAGTCGGCCGCCGAGATACGGACCGACATCGGGCGGTCGTCGGGCCAGACCGCCCGGACCGCGTCGAAGACCTCCAGGGGGAAGCGCAGGCGGCCGCTGAGGGAGCCGCCGTAGCCGTCGGTGCGCAGGTTGGTGAGCGGGGAGAGGAAACCGGAGAGCAGATAGCCGTGCGCACAGTGCAGTTCGAGCAGGTCGAAGCCCGCCCGCGCGGCGCGGCGCGCCGCCTCGGTGAACTCCTCGCGGACAGCGGCGAGTCCGGCTCCGTCCAGTTCCGTCGGGGTCCCGCTGACGCCCGGCCGGTACGGAAGCGGGGACGCGGCCGACAGTGGCCAGTTGTCGTCCGCGAGTGGCTCGTCCATGCCGTCCCACATGAGGCGGGTGGACCCCTTGCGGCCGGAGTGCCCCAGCTGGATCCCGATGGCGGTGCCGGGTGACTGCTCGTGCACGAAGGAGGTGACGCGGCTCCAGGCCGCCGCCTGCTCGCCGGTGTACAGGCCGGTGCAGCCGGGGGTGATGCGCCCCCCGGGACTCACGCACACCATCTCGGTCATCACCAGGCCCGCGCCGCCGAGGGCGCGGGCGCCCAGGTGGACGAGGTGGAAGTCACCGGGGACACCGTCGTGCGCCGAGTACATGTCCATGGGCGAGACCACGACGCGGTTGCGCAGTTCGAGACCGCGCAGCCGCAGCGGGGTGAACATCGGCGGTGTGCCGTCCCGGCAGCCGAACTCGCGTTCCACCGTGTCCGTGAAGGCGCTGTCACGCAGCCGCAGATTGCCGTGCGTGACCCGGCGGCTGCGGGTCAGCAGGTTGAAGGCGAACTGCCGTGCCGGCTGGCCGAGATACAGGGGCAGCTGCTCGAACCACTCCAGGCTGGCCGCGGCCGCCCGCTGGGTGGAGGCGACGACCGGGCGGCGCTCGCTCTCGTACGCGGCGAGGGCCGTCGGCAGGTCGGGCTGCTCCTCGATGGCCGCCGCCAGTGCGAGGGCGTCCTCGACGGCGAGTTTGGTGCCGGAGCCGATGGAGAAGTGCGCGGTGTGGGCGGCGTCGCCGATCAGCACCGTGTTCCCGTGCGACCAGCGGTCGTTGACCACGGTGCGGAACGCGGTCCAGGTGGAGTTGTTGCCGGTGAGCGGCCTCCCGCCGAGCGCGCCGGCGAAGATGCGGGCACACCGCGCGGCGGACTCCCGCTCGTCGCAGCGGTCGAGGCCCGCAGCGTGCCAGACCTCCTCGCGCATCTCGACGATGACCGTGGAGGCCTCCGGCCCGTACGGGTACCCGTGCAGCTGCATCACTCCGTGCTCGGTCTCGGCGATCTCGAAGCGGAAGGCGTCGAAGGCGAAGGGCGCGGAGAGCCAGATGTAGCGGCAGCGGTGGGTGGTGATACGGGGCGCGAAGACCTCGGCGAAGGCCTGCCGGGTGGCGCTGTGCACTCCGTCGGCGGCGACCACCAGGTCGTGGGTCGCGGCCAGTTCGGCGGGGGACGGCGCCTCGGTGCGGAAGCGGATCCGTACGCCCAGCGCGCGGCAGCGCTCGTGCAGGATCTCCAGGAGCCGGCGCCGGCCGAGCGCCGCGAAGCCGTGCCCGCCCGAGGTCAGGGTCGTGCCGCGGTGCACGATGTCGATGTCGTCCCACCGTACGAACTCGTCCTGCAGCGCGCGGTGGACGGCCGGGTCGGCCTGCTCGATGCCGCCGAGGGTCTCGTCGGAGAGGACGACGCCGAAACCGAAGGTGTCGTCGGGGGCGTTGCGCTCCCAGAGGGTGACGGACCTGGCGGGATCGAGCCGCTTCAGGAGGGCGGCCGCGTAGAGGCCGCCGGGTCCCCCGCCGACGACCGCGACCCGCAGGGCGGGTCGGGCGC comes from the Streptomyces sp. NBC_01471 genome and includes:
- a CDS encoding cytochrome P450; the encoded protein is MRTPAGQANPFPFYTELREMGDVFPAPWGGHLVTPYDLCDQVLRDRSWTVPSSEWRTRQEDATRWSAPASLQMGETLPMLNPPDHTRMRNSAKRVLDRKSLEIISNSVDRNTDLLLDRLTEELRDGEVDFCRLVGEELPVAVIGEWLRLPPDDYPLMRELTHDQVFTQELFPSPSQLTLSDSATARLREYFTALVRERRRNPGDDPVSAWIRTWDEMEPDRAAADEAVYSLALFVVLAGLETTSHLLSTSVRLLLEHPLQLEWLRTHPEHLPNVIDEVLRYDPPIHMISRIAPADTVLGDVLVRKDEMVQLLVGAAHHDPEKYDGAEMFNIHRRASHLSFGGGIHYCLGAPLARLEATSLLTGVLRRLPGLRISGTPVWAPRVAFRRLAELKVVQD
- a CDS encoding acyl-CoA dehydrogenase family protein; translation: MTAFALDPDQRKWCAELRTLAAERLGPLAAAGEPGRVNRPLVAALGELGLLERLFSAGALDLCLLRESLAYGCTEAETALALQGLGSYPLVQAGTAHQRERLLPEVIAGRAVAAFALSESGAGSDAAALELRAEPDGGGWRLTGGKCWISNAPDADFYTVFARTTAGAGARGITAFLVPADRPGLTGSRLDMLSPHPIGSLDFDAVPVGPQDVLGEPDRGFRVAMNTLNLFRPSVGAFAVGMAQAALDATIGHTSRRTAFGGPLKDLQTVAHQVAEMATRTEAARLLVHAAAAACDAGDPGIAKRSAMAKLFATETAQYVVDTAVQLHGARALQRGHLLEHLYREVRAPRIYEGATEVQRTIIAKELYG
- a CDS encoding roadblock/LC7 domain-containing protein, with the protein product MNYDLSWMLDSALEVPEARHAILVSADGLLMARSKEVGKDHGDTIAAAMSGMQSLSRTVADFCGGPPSNRPQWRQTLVEFEHGWVFLISAGEGAYLAVSASPEVDMAEISFRMQQLVSQLGKALTSPPREIADAGA
- a CDS encoding alpha/beta fold hydrolase, whose product is MPGITLSAGTLDYVDTGGSGPVVVLLHGLVHDATVWRKVIEGLRPGHRVIAPTLPYGAHRTPMRRDVPLTPDSVAELIAEFLDRLELRDVTLVENDCGRAQSVAARHPERLARLVLTSCEAFDNYPPGIPGKLIVLACRVPGGIPLLVRTLAIKPMRRLPVGFGALTERPVPDEIVDGWLRPLLTDKAIREDFRRYGLGVRRTELLEAAEGLRTFDKPALVVWALEDRMNPRAHGRRLAELLPQGRLLEIEDSGTLIAEDQPEQLVAALREFIATTG
- a CDS encoding enoyl-CoA hydratase/isomerase family protein, translated to MVEDLKALRVTHESAVLKVELSTPETGNAISGQVLDELLSVLDAVHDDPGIRVLVLSGAGDNFCLGGERSEFATLLAADPGGAGLHALANKARRVCDALATAHAVTIARLHGGVVGAGLGLAVFCDLRVGADTSRYRMPELGLGVPPAWGGVLPRLLNEAGTAKVRELILTAENFSAAKAAELSVLHKVVPESELDDAVTRWIRPLVRRSPAALRSAKVMLNAYAGASRLADASLFDAELLLASVTAAEAARAR
- a CDS encoding cytochrome P450 — protein: MQYPSEGQGPPPGCPAHNSGQSVPLHGPEFAADPEAFYEHMRAYGAAAPVELSPGVEAHLVTDYAAALHVLQNPDVFARDSRRWRALSEGQVPLDSPILPMMAYRPNCLFTDGTEHLRLRQAVTSSLARIDTHRVSRHVDRVAMYLIEQFSSRGRADLIAEYAQLVPLLVFNDLFGCPAEIGDRLVYGISCLFDGVDVEKANEILTESLFELVTLKRTQPGEDITSWLMQHEARLTDEEMIHQLVMLIGAGTEPTQNIIASALRLLLSDDKYAGGQHSAGLLVEDAINDVLWNGPPIANYAAHYPLYDVDLSGTTVRAGDPVVISFAAANSDPALSMSRQTLSKRAHLAWGAGVHACPAKDPALLIAVQAIEKLLNTLPDIDLAVPADTLTWRPGPFHRALAALPTRFTPERREKVTSRPYATGPRIPENTPAPQGRGRPEKGSWWSGFLTWWKV
- a CDS encoding RidA family protein, with amino-acid sequence MSPDHDPRGAPRTSLERVNPPELSPPAGFSHAVAATGTRLVFLAGQTALDGAGEVTGSTLPAQFEVALSNLLTALRAAGGDPADLARVTVYATDVADYRAHAAELGRIWRKLAGRDYPAMAVIGATRLWDEQAMVEIDGVAVLS
- a CDS encoding ATP/GTP-binding protein, translating into MAFKPVSDSGVYLNETVQTAAKILVVGHFAVGKTTFIGTMSEIPPLRTEEVMTRAGEEIDDLKGTRGKTTTTVAMDFGRLTLSENLVLYLFGTPGQQRFVQVWEDMSRGALGALVLVDPERLQESFPVMDLVEQYGIPYTIAVNRFDIGTHHEDKEIREALDLLPETPLVSCDARDQRSSANALIVLVRYLQSRLS
- a CDS encoding ATP-binding protein, with product MTQYLQDPALWALIAGTPVAATAIVRGRKSISKLRTEKQELRSHYTTLEEHYAESVEEAKERAEEATKTALKSAMRTLQGLASEQQLAISKLQGKYGELQILQDLLDIDHMNSQFARRAQSIAVLCDGWLGRQRTDASLYDVVRSAKGRIRHFTRVEIRTQSHFAIVSRAVEAVALTLAELLDNATSYSAPETMIEINIRPVPKGVCIIVDDAGVGMNEEEKSRAAKLLSSERSPGVAGLGNPPQFGFTVIGVLAARYGFSVSVDTTSPYGGVRAVVLLPDDLLTSMPEPAPQPQAKEIPTVAASFPMPPEEDSAAAPATAPATTFGGLPKRSRRGPISIVPEADAGAAPARSTEQIASVMGAFQRGTQSGRRSTSASSEGPETQ
- a CDS encoding DUF742 domain-containing protein, which encodes MTTTEDPDQEPEAPQLVRPYVITNGRSLVDDQELSLITLVTVAENCPAVGHLDPEKRRLVELCSGGYLAVAEIAGHTQLPVGIVRVLLADLTDAGYLYTRKPIPRAERVERRILEEVLNGLQARFG